The Euphorbia lathyris chromosome 2, ddEupLath1.1, whole genome shotgun sequence genome includes a window with the following:
- the LOC136219980 gene encoding uncharacterized protein, whose translation MSTEEAKRSINGGLVPKPISDDRKVSPATAPIAKKIIIKNADMKEDMQKEAIDIAIGAFEKHNVEKDVAEHIKKEFDRRHGPTWHCIVGRNFGSYVTHETNHFVYFYLDQKAILLFKSG comes from the exons ATGAGTACTGAAGAAGCGAAGAGGAGCATCAACGGCGGTCTGGTTCCCAAGCCAATCTCCGATGATCGGAAAGTCTCTCCTGCTACTGCTCCTATCGCCAAGAAAATCATCATCAAGAATGCTGACATGAAAGAAGACATGCAGAAAGAGGCCATTGATATTGCAATCGGC GCCTTCGAGAAGCACAATGTAGAGAAGGATGTTGCAGAGCACATAAAGAAGGAGTTTGATAGGAGGCATGGGCCGACTTGGCATTGCATCGTTGGTCGCAATTTTG GTTCATACGTGACTCATGAGACAAACCACTTCGTTTATTTCTATTTGGACCAGAAAGCAATTCTTCTATTCAAATCTGGTTGA